DNA from Microbacterium foliorum:
GCTTCGTCGGAGCCGTCACCGAGGATCTCGACTCGCTCGTGTCGCCCGAGGGCATCGCAGGGCTCGAGGTGCGCAGCATCGCCGACTCGGTGAATGCGGTGGCCGACGACCTGCGCGACGGCGACGACTCCAACGGCGAGGCGGATGTCGTCATCCTGCTCGTGCACGAGGGCGCCGAGAGCACCGAGCTGTCGGCGATCACCCCGACCTCGCCGCTGGGCGAGATCGTGTACGGGGTCGACGACGATGTGGACGCGATCGTCTCGGCGCACACCCACCTCGCGTACAACCACGTCATCGACGGTCGCCCCGTCGTGTCGGCGGGGCAGTACGGCGAGAACCTGGGTCTGATGAACCTCCAGGTCGACCCGAAGACGAAGGAGCTGCTCTCGATCACCAACGAGATCAAGCCGCTCACCTCGGCCGGCCAGCCGCTGTACCCGGCTGTTCCGGAGGTGGCCGACATCGTCGCCAAGGCGAAGGCCGAGGCCGATGTTCTCGGAGCGGTGAAGGTCGGAGACATCACGGCCGACTTCAACCGCGCCCGTCAGTCGAACGGCTCCGAGAACCGCGGTGGAGAGTCCACCATCGGGAACTTCGTCGCCGACGTGCAGAAGTGGTCGACCGGGGCCGACATCGCTCTGATGAACCCGGGTGGAATCCGCGCCAACCTCACGTACGCGTCGTCGAACGCGAACGACCCGGCGGGCAACGTCACCTATCGCGAGGCGGCGACGGTGCAGCCGTTCGCCAACACGCTGGTCACGCTGGCGCTCACCGGAGCGCAGCTGAAGGGCGTGCTCGAGGAGCAGTGGCAGCCGGCGGGATCGGCTCGTCCGTTCCTCAAGCTGGGGGTGTCCGAGGGGCTGGTCTACACGTACGACCCCGCGGCCGCTCAGGGCTCGCGCATCACGTCGATCACTCTCGACGGCACCGCGATCGACCCGACCGCGAACTACACGGTGGCCGCCAACTCGTTCCTCGCGGCGGGTGGCGACAACTTCGGCACCTTCAAGTCCGGAGCGGGCAAGCGCGACACCGGCAAGATCGACCTGCAGTCCATGGTCGACTGGTTCGATGCGAACAAGACCGCGACTCCCGATCTCGCGCAGCGAGCGGTGGGCGTCTCGGTCAGTGCTCCGGATGCCGACGGCTACCGCGCCGGCGACCAGGTGACCGTCGCTCTCTCGTCGCTGGCCTTCAGCGCGGGTGAGCAGGCGCCGGGAGAGGTGACGCTGTCTCTCGGAGAGGCGCAGCTCGCCTCGGGTGCCGTCGATCCGACGATCGTCGACACCACCGATGAGGCGGGGCGTGCGTCGCTGACCTTCGCGGTCCCCTCGGGGATCTACGGGGCACAGCAGCTCACGGTCTCCGTGGCCGGCACGGGCACGACCGTGCAGGTGCCGTTCACGATCGCCGGCGAGGAGGAGCCCGAGCAGTTCGCGGGCACCATCGAGCTCGGGTCCTCGAAGGTGGCGGCGGGCAAGAAGCTGCAGATCAACGGAGAAGGCTATGTGGCGGGTGAGACCGTGACCATCGAGCTCCAGCCCAAGAAGGGCAAGCCGGTCGAGGTCGGCACCGTCCAGGTGGGCGTCGACGGCACGTTCAGCACCTCGGTGACCGTGCCGAAGAGCGCGCCGTCCGGCAAGTACACCGTTTCGGTGGCGCAGGCGGACGGCGATGCGGCGACCGCCACGGTCACCGTGAACCGTCCAGGCGGCATCATCGGCGCGATCCTGGACTGGCTCTGGGACCTGCTCACACGGTGGTTCTGACGCTGAACGCACGGTGACACAGGCGAAGGCCGCCGGGAGCGATCCCGGCGGCCTTCGTCGTGCCCGGCGGCCTTCTTCGTGCCCGGCGGCCCAGCGGCTCAGCCGCTGATGACCTCGACCTCCGCCTGTGCGAGCGCAGCGGCGAAGTCGGACGTCGGCGCGGTGTCCGTCACGAGGTAGTCGACGCGGTCGAGCGTCGTCACCTGTGCGAAGAGCCGGCGACCGAACTTCGACGAGTCGGCGAGGATCGCCGTGCGCTCCGCCCGCTGGATCATCTCGGCCATCATGTTCGCGTCGCCCATGTTCGACGTCGAGAACCCGGCCTCGTCGATCGCGCCCACCGCGATGAGTGCGAGATCGCACCGGATGTCGACCTCGGGCCCTCCCGGCGTCATGGTGAACGTCACCGGTCCCGTCGTCGCCTGGGTGATCGCCCGCACGGCCCCGCCGAACACGTACAGGTCGCGGAATGCGGAGGGCGGGATCTCCGCGGGGATGCGGAGATTGTTCGTGGCGATCGTGAGGTCGCGGTGCGAGCGCAGCGCGCGGGCGAGGGCGAGAGTGGTCGTGCCGGCGTTGATCATCACGACCGCACCGTCGTCGATCAGGCCGGCGGCGAGGCGCGCGATCTTCTCCTTCTCCTCGGTCTGCATCCGCAGACGCACGTCGAGCGCGCGATCCTTGAGCTGGCCTTCCGCGCTCATCGCGCCGCCGTGGGTGCGGATCACGACGCCTTCGCGGTCGAGCTGATCGAGGTCGCGCCTGATGGTGTCGATCGAGACGTTGAAGTGCTCGGCGAGCCCGCCGACGGTGACTTCGCCCACCTGCTCGACGTAGGCGGCGAGATCTGCCTTGCGGCCGGCGGGGAGTCGGCGCTTCGGCGTCGATGCGGTTGCTTCCATGCACACATCTGTAGCACATCGCCGCACGGAACGCCGCAGATCAACGCAGAAAGCTGCAATCGTCGACGTACAGTAATGGGGGCCCGAGAGTGACCACGACGGGGCTACAGTCGAGGAAATCTGTAGTTACAACTCGGATATCCGCAGGAAAACTCTTGACTATCTTGCAAATGTCGGCATAACATGGCTCAAAACCGCACGAACAAGCATCGAAGCGCGTGTGCGGCACGATCTCGAAGAGGAGAAGTGATGATCACAGTGGGGCGAGGGCGACGCATTCTGAAGCTCGCCGGCGCAGCGACGGCAGCCGTGACGGTTCTGGCCGTGGCAGGGTGCGCGGCGGGCGACAGCGGAACCGGCGCGAGCGACGGCGACGTGACGATCGAGTTCGCGCAGTGGTGGGAGCCCGAGCTCCCCGACGGCGAGTTCCAGGGGCTCATCGACGAGTTCGAGGACGCGAACCCGGGGATCACGGTCAAGCTCGTGAGCGGTCCGTACGCCTCGACCAAGGAGCAGCTGTTCGCCGGCGCCGCCTCGGGCACGATGCCCGACGTCGTCGGACTCGACGGCGCGTGGGTGAACGACTTCGCCTCGCAGGGGGTGATCGCCGATCTCAGCGCACTGATGAAGGAGAACGACTACGACGACAGCGAGCTGGCGAGCCAGATCCAGGTCGACGGCAGCACCTACATGATCCCGGTCGTCAACTTCGTGTACCCGATGTTCACGAACGACACGCTGCTGGCCGAGGCCGGCGTCACCGCGCCCCCGACGACCCGCACGGAGTTCGCGGATGCCGCGGCGAAGGTCTCCGCTCTGGGCGACGACGCCTCCGGCTGGGTTCTTCCGCTGTCGCTCGAGGCGCCCAACGGCGTGCAGAACGACGTCATGTCGTGGGTGTGGGCATCCGGTGGTTCGATGCTCAAGGACGGTCAGCCCGACCTGACGAACGCCGATGTCACCTCGGCCGTCGACTTCATCGGCGACATGTGGGACGCGGGATCGATCGCCTCGGGCTCCTTCACGATGAAGGAGCAGGACAAGGTCGAGGAGTTCACCAACGGCCGCGTCGGCATGATGATCGACTCCCTCGCGCACATCAACCTCATCCGCGAGACCAACCCGGATCTGAAGTTCTCGATCTCCGCCCTCCCGGCGGAGGACGGCTACGACGGCGAACGAGGCATCCCCTACGCATCCTGGGGCATCGGCGTCGCCGAGAACTCCGAGCACAAGGACGCCGCGTTCAAGCTCGTGTCGTTCCTGATGAGCGAGAAGACCAACTCCGAGCTCTCGACGATGGCGAAGGCGTTCCCCGGCAACTCGAAGTCGGTGCCGGATTTCGTGAACGACGACGAGCTGTTCAAGACGGCCTTCGACATCTACCAGGCGGGCTACCCCGCCAACGAGTTCACCGGACTCCCGGTCGCCGAAGAGCTGATGCGTCAGCTCGGGGAGCAGCTGCAGTCGGCCTTCGACGGCCAGCAGTCGATCGACGACGCGCTCGACAAGGCGCAGGAGTCCTGGAAAGCGGAGTTCTGAGTCTTCCGCTTCCCGTCTGAACGGGGTGCCGCATCGTCCCCGATGCGATGCGGCACCCGACCAATCAAGGAGCCACGCGTCCCATGAGTCTGAGAACGTCCGACGACACCGAGGTGATCGTCACCGGGGTCCCGCTGTCGCGCCGCCGGCGCCAGCTGCGCAAGACCACCGAGTCGTACGCCTTCCTCTCGCCCACGATCATCCTGCTGTTCGTGCTGATGATCGTTCCGATCGTCATGGTGATCGGGTACTCCTTCCAGGACAACGTGATCCTGAACAAGTCCCCCGAGTTCGTCGGCATCGCGAACTATGTCGAGATCCTGTCCGACCCGCGCTTCTGGAAGGCCACGGGCAACACGATCCTCTTCACGGTGACGAGCGTGGTCGCGCACCTCGTCCTCGGACTCACCTTCGCGATGATGCTGAACAGCCCGCTGCTCGGCCGCTTCTCGAGGTCGTTCTTCCGGGCCCTCTACATCCTGCCGTGGCTGTTCACGGTCGCCGTGATCGCCGTGCTCTGGCGGATGCTGCTCGCCCCCAACGGCGTGGTCAACTTCCTCCTCAACACGGACATCGAGTGGCTCGCCTCACCGCAGCTCGCGCTGGGCACCATCATCTTCATCAACATCTGGGCCGGCTACCCGTTCTTCATGGTGAGCCTTCTCGCCGGTCTCCAGGGCATCCCGAACGAGCTCAACGAGGCGGCGACCGTCGACGGCGCCGGCGCCGTGCAGAGGTTCTGGAACGTCACCATCCCGCAGCTGCGCCCCATCATCGTCAGCCTCGTGCTGCTCGATCTGATCTGGACCTCCCAGCAGTTCGCGCTCATCTGGATGACGACCGGTGGCGGCCCCATCGACGTCACCGAGGTGCTCAGCACCTTCACCTACAAGCTGGCCTTCGCCAAGTACGACTTCTCGCTCGCCGCCACGTCGGCCGTGCTCGTCCTGCTCATGTCGATGGTCCTCGCCGTCTTCTACGTCCGTCACCAGAAAGCGAGGGACTGATCGTGGCTCTCACCATCGTTGCCCAGCGCCGCGTCGCGAAGACCGGCGTGACGATCGGACTGATCCTCGGGGCGGTCTTCGCCGCCGGCCCCGTGCTGTGGATGCTGTCGAGCTCGTTCAAGTCGAACACGCAGATCTTCGAGCTGCCGCCGCGACTGATCACCGACACGTTCTCGTTCGACGCCTACGTCGCGATCTTCACCAACCCCGAGACGATGCGATTCTTCCTGAACAGCTACATCGTCGCCGGCGCGGTCACCATCCTCACCCTCCTCGTGGCGATCCAGGCGGCGTACGCGTTCAGCCGCTTCGACTTCCGCGGCAAGCGCATCCTGAACGTGGTGATCGTGAGCGTGCAGGCCGTGCCGCCCATCACCCTGCTCATCCCGTACTTCGGACTCATGGTGGCCCTCGGGCTCTACAACTCGTACCTCGGGCTGATCCTCACGTACATGGTGTTCACGCTGCCCTACGCGATCATCATGATGACCGGGTACTTCAACACGCTGCCCAAGGAGCTCGACGAGGCCGTGCGGGTCGACGGTGCGGGGTCGATGACCGCGCTGTGGCGCATCCTGGTGCCGATCTCGATCCCCGGCATCGTCTCGGTCGGCATCTACACGTTCATGATCGCGTGGAACGAGTACCTGTTCGCGCTGACGCTGACGCGCACGATCGACATGCGCACGGTGCCCATCGGCATCCAGCTGCTCATGGGGCAGCACTCGTACGAGTGGAACCAGATCATGGCCATGAGCGTGCTCGGGTCGATCCCGGTGCTCGTGCTCTTCCTCTTCTTCCAGCGCTACTTCATCGGCGGCCTCACGGCCGGTTCCGTGAAGAGCTGATCCGTCCGACCTCGACTTCACCCCCACGAAACAGGAGAAACACGTGCTCTACACCGGCAAATCCATCCTCGACGTCGCCAACGAACACAACTTCGCGATCCCCGCGTTCAACATCAGCGACTGGGCGATGTTCACCGGCATCATCGACATCAGCGAGGAGCTGGATGCCCCCGTGATCATCGCCATCCACCCCGACGAGGTGTCGCACGTCACGACGGATCTGATCGCCGCCATGCACTCGCGCGCGCACCGGGCGAGCGTCCCCGTGGCGATCCACTGGGACCACGGCGGCACGTACGAGCAGATGATCACCGCCATCAAGTCCGGCTTCACCTCGGTCATGATCGATGCCTCTCTGCTGCCGTTCGAGGAGAACGTCGCACTGACGCGCAAGGTCGTCGAGGCGGCGCACGCCGTGGGCATCCAGGTGGAGGGCGAGCTCGGCACCATCGGCGCGAACGACAGCTACGGCGAGTCGGGAGCGGCCGAGATCATCTACACGAACCCGGACGACGCGGTGCGCTTCGTGCAGGAGACGGGCGTCGACAGCCTGGCGATCGCGATCGGCACCTCGCACGGGCTGTACCCGAGTGACAAGAACCCCGAGCTGCGCCACGACCTCCTCGAGCAGATCAAGGCGGCCGTCGGCATCCCCCTCGTGCTGCACGGCGGGTCGTCGAACCCCGATGCAGAGCTCAAGCGCGCGGTCGAGCTGGGTGTGAACAAGATCAACATCTCGAGCGACATCAAGGTCTCGTACCACAACCGCATGCGCGAGATCCTCGGCACCGATGAGCGTCTGCGCGAGCCGAACGCGATCCAGCCCGAACCGATCGCCGCCATGAAGGCGACCGCGGCGGAGAAGATCAGACTGTTCGGCGCAGACGGCAAAGCCGAGCTGTACTGACCAGGGCCACGAGGAGGACGATCGTCGGATGATCGGTGAAGCGGGCGTGGCAGCACGCGACAGGCAGCTCGTGCTCGGACTCGGCGGAACGGTCGACTTCGAGCTCCGGTGGGATTCCGCCGTGGTCGAGCGACTCGCGCGCGAGCTGCGCGTGCGTCGACACGAGCTGACGCCCTCGGCGCCGATCACCGACGAGCGCTCCCTTCTGGTGACCATCCTCGCCTTCGTGGCGGCCGGCACGGGCGCGGAGCGGTTCGTCGCCTCGTCCGAGATCCTGGAGCGGTTCGCGGGGCACTTCGCCTACGACGTGACCCTCGGCGGCACGGGGGTGCGGGCGGGGCTGGTGCTCGACAGTCTCGGCATCCCCAGCGTCCAGCATCTGGTGAGCATCGACGACAACGTGCGACGGCTGCTGCCGTCCACCATCACCGTGCTGTCCTCCGCCACGCACGACACGCTCGACCCCCACCTGATCGTGCAGTATCCGGTGGGGGCGACCGTGCGCCTCGTCGACGGAGACATCGTCTCGCCTGCAGCCAATCGGCTGATCTTCGCGAACGATCCGCCGAACCGCGAGATGGTGATCGCGGAAGGCCTTGCGGATGCGCTCGCCACGGCATCCGCGTTCCTGATCTCCGGGTTCAACACGATGCAGGACCATTCCCTGCTCGAGGCGCGTCTCGACGACATCGCTCGCGCGCTGCCTCGACTCCCCGCGGACGCGCTGGTCTACTACGAGGACGCGGGCTTCTACACGCGCGCGTTCGCCGAGACCGTGCGCGGGCGGCTGCTGCCGAGCATCCACGTGTACGGGATGAACGAGGACGAGCTGCAGGAATACGTCGGGCATCCGGTGAACCTGCTCGATGCGGCCGACGTCACGCGCGCGCTGGAGGAGGTGCAGCGGATCATCCCGGTCCCGGCGCTCGTCGTGCACACCCGGTACTGGGCGATCGCCGTCGGCCCGCAGTCCGCACGTCATCGAGAGGCGCTCGAGAGCGCCGTCCGCGTCGCCGCCACGCGCTACCGCGTCGGCGACGGCTTCACGCCGGAGGAAGCAGCGGCGACGGCGTCGATGCCGCAGCATTCCGGCGGCGCGCAACTGGTCGCAGAGGTCGAGAAGAGCATCACGGATGCCGTCGGCGTGCCCGCCTTCTCGCTCGACGTCGCGCATCCCACGACGATCGGCCTCGGCGACAGCTTCGTCGGGGGATTCCTCGCCGTGCACGCCGTCGAGGGAGCGCGCCGGTGAACCCGATACTGCTGCCCTCCAACCGTCCGCCCGAGCGCTTCTACCGCGGCGGGGCGCGGATCGACGCCTTCCGCCGCGAGCACGGAGCCGCCGAGCGGGTCCCGGAGGACTGGGTGGGATCGACCACCACCATCCGCGGGGAGGAGACGCTCGGACTCACGACGCTCCCGGACGGACGTGTGCTGCGCGACGCCGTGGAGGCGGATCCGGTCGGGTGGCTGGGCGCCGCGCACGTCGAGCGGTGGGGCGCCGACACCCGGCTGCTGGTGAAGATCCTCGATGCCGGTCAGCGCTTGCCCGTGCATGCGCATCCGCATGACGACTTCGCCGCGAGCCACCTGGGTCGCGCGCACGGCAAGGCCGAGGCGTGGTACATCCTCGAGGGCGGCACCGTGCACGTCGGTCTGCGTGAGGACGTCGACCTGACCCGCCTCTCGACGCTGGTGTCGGGGCAGGACGTCGAGGTGCTGCTCGGTCTGCTGCACGCGATCGACGTGGCGCCGGGCGATGTCGTCTGGGTGCCTCCCGGCGAGCTCCACGCGATCGGCGCCGGAGTGCTGCTCCTCGAACTCCAGCAGCCCGAGGACCTGTCGATCCTGCTCGAGTGGCACGGCTTCGCGATCGACGGACCGGCTCTCGGCCATCTCGGGCTGGGCTTCGATCTCGCCCTCACCGCCGTGAACACCCGGGCGCGCAGTCTCGAGGGCATGCGCGATCTCGTGCGGTCCGCGCCGGCGAGCGGGTCCGTGTTCCCGCACGACGCGGATCCGTACTTCCGACTCGAACGGATGCGGGTCGACGGGGCCGCGGTGGTGGACCGGGGGTTCTCGATCGTGGTCGTCACGGACGGGGCACTCGAGATCGGTGTCGCGGGGGCGGCGGGGGAGCGGCTCCGCTCCGGCAGCACTCTCCTCGTCCCCTGGAGTGCGGGAGACCTCGACGTCGCCGGCGTCGGCGAGCTGCTGATCGCCCGACCCCCGGCCGCGTAGTGAGGGGCGTCATACCCAGTCGGCGCAGGACACCTCGGGATACTCCAGGATTCGCCGGTCTGCGGTGACGAGGATCAGCCCGTCGAGCTGCGCCTGAGCGACGAGCATCCGATCGAAGGGATCTCGGTGCTCCCAGGCGAGTTCGCCGGCGAGTCGCATGTGCGCGGAGGTGAGGGGGAGTTCCGTCGCGAACATCAGGTCCATCAGGGTCTGCCATCGGGTGAGCACTCTCCCGCCGTGCGGCAATCGCCCGAGGCGGGTCTTCTGCGCGATCTCGAAGGAGCTGGCCGCGGAGACCACGACGGAGTCGGCCGCGGCGAGGTCGTCACGAACGGCACGGGGCACCCGCTCCGGATCCGTCGCCAACCACAGCACGACGTGCGTGTCGAGAAGGAACGCGCTCACCGCGGTGCCGAGGTCAGAGGGTCGTCGCCGTGGCCGACCTCCCAGTCCGCCAGTTCGCTGTGCGGTGCATCGTCGAACAGCGCCTCGCCGGAGATCGGCGGGATCTCGGGGAGCAGAGCCGTCTCGAAGGTGCGGCGCCGCGGAGTGGCCGCACTGATCCGGGCGATCGGCGCTCCTGCGCGCGCGATCACGATCTCCTCTCCGGACTCCACCCGCCTCAGCAGCTCCGAGAGGCGCGTCTTGGCGTCCTGCACGTTCACGATCGTCGTCATTCGCCAAGGATACGCCTGGTCTGGTCAAGGTGACCAGACCAGGCCGACTCTCTCGTTCATCCGGAATTCCACGCCGACTAGACTGAGGGCATGCCCGAACCGAAAGTCGCCAGCTTTCCGGCGATCCGCGGTGCGCTGAAGTTCTACCAGATCGCGTCGATCATCACCGGAGTCATGCTGCTCCTGCTGCTGACCGAGATGGTGCTGAAGTACACGCCGATCCACCTCGAACTCTTCCTCGGGGGCTCCGGAGGACCGCTCTGGTTCGCGGGCGTCCTCGCGGGGCCGGACTGCCAGTGGTGGTCGCTGTTCGCTCCGATGACCAATTCCTGCGAGATGACCTCGCTGGGTGACGGGTTCAACCTGTCGCTGTTCATCCTCGTCGCGCACGGCTGGTTCTACGTGGTGTACCTCTTCGCGTGCTTCCGCATGTGGAGCCTGATGCGCTGGCCGTTCCCCCGCTTCATCCTCCTGGCCCTCGGTGGTGTGATCCCGCTGCTCTCCTTCTTCATGGAGAACGTGGTCGCCCGCGAGGTCAAGACCTATCTCTCCACTCGAGAGGCCGCACAGGCCCCCGCCCCGGAAGGTGTCCGTTGACCGAGCAGTCAGAGACCCAGCAGCGCCCCACGCTCGTCGTCGATTTCGGCGCGCAGTATGCGCAGCTGATCGCCCGCCGAGTGCGTGAAGCCGGCGTGTACAGCGAGATCGTGCCGCACACGGCCACCGCCGAGGAGATCGCGGCGAAGAACCCGGTCGCGATCATCCTCTCCGGCGGGCCGTCGTCGGTGTACGAGGAGGGGGCTCCGCGCCTCGATCCCGCGGTGTTCGAGCTCGGGGTTCCGACGCTCGGCATCTGCTACGGCTTCCAGTACATGGCGCAGACCCTCGGCGGCGAGGTGGCGAACACCGGCCTGCGCGAGTACGGCGCGACCGATGCGGTCATCACGGGCGACGGCGGCACGCTGCTCGGCGGCCAGCCTGCAGAGCAGAACGTGTGGATGAGCCACGGCGACCAGGTCGCGAAGGCTCCCGAGGGCTTCGAGGTGCTCGCGACCACCGAGGCGACCAAGGTCGCCGCCTTCGCGGATCCGGCGCGCGGGTTCTACGGCGTGCAGTGGCACCCCGAGGTGAAGCACTCCGACCACGGCCAGCAGGTCATCGAGAACTTCCTGCACCGCGGTGCGGGTCTCGCCTCCGACTGGAATCCCGACAACGTGATCGCCGAGCAGGTCGCACGCATCCGCGAGCAGGTGGGCGACGCCCGCGTGATCTCCGCGCTCTCGGGCGGCGTCGACTCCGCCGTCTCGACCGCGCTCGTGCACAAGGCCATCGGCGATCAGCTCACGGCGGTGTTCGTCGACCACGGCCTGCTGCGCAAGGGCGAGCGCGAGCAGGTCGAGAAGGACTACGTCGAATCGACCGGCGTCCGCCTCATCACGGTCGACGCGGCCGAGACGTTCCTGGGGCACCTCGCCGGGGTCACCGACCCCGAGGAGAAGCGCAAGATCATCGGTCGCGAGTTCATCCGCGCGTTCGAGAAGGTGCAGCTCGACCTCGTCGCCGAGGCCAAGGCCGCGGGCGGCGCACCGGTCAAGTTCCTCGTGCAGGGCACGCTCTACCCCGACGTCGTCGAGTCCGGCGGCGGAGCGGGTACCGCCAACATCAAGTCGCACCACAACGTGGGCGGACTGCCCGACGACCTCGACTTCGAGCTGATCGAGCCGCTGCGGGCGCTCTTCAAGGACGAGGTCCGTGCGATCGGCCGTGAGCTCGGCATCCCCGAGGCGATCGTCGGACGCCAGCCGTTCCCCGGGCCCGGTCTCGGCATCCGGATCATCGGCGAGGTCACGCAGGATCGCCTCGAGATCCTGCGTGAAGCCGATGCGATCGCGCGGGAGGAGCTCACCAAGGCGGGACTCGACCAGGACATCTGGCAGTGCCCGGTGGTGCTGCTCGCCGACGTGCGCTCCGTGGGCGTGCAGGGCGACGGACGCACGTACGGGCACCCCATCGTGCTGCGCCCGGTCTCGAGCGAAGACGCCATGACCGCCGACTGGACGCGCCTGCCGTATGACGTGCTGTCGAAGATCTCGAGCCGCATCACCAACGGCGTCCGTGACGTCAACCGCGTGGTGCTCGATGTCACATCGAAGCCGCCGGGAACCATCGAGTGGGAGTGATCTCTCGCGGATGACGCCGAACGGGCACGGACCAGCACGGTCCGTGCCCGTTCGCGTCTCATCCGGCAGGATGAGCGTATGACCACGGCGCGGACGAAGATCACGGTTATCGGTGCAGGGAGCGTAGGGGTGAGCGTGGCGTATGCGGCGCTGATCCGGGGGAGTGCGGCCGAGGTCGCGCTCTACGACATCGCGACCGACAAGGTGGATGCCGAGGTGCTCGATCTCGCGCACGGCACCCAGTTCACCTCTGCCTCGGTCAGCGGTGGTTCCGATCTCTCGGTCGTCGACGGCAGCGATGTGATCGTGGTGACCGCCGGGGCGAAGCAGCAGCCGGGGCAGACTCGCATGGAGCTCTCCGGCATCAATGCGCGGCTGCTCGAGACGCTCATGCCGCAGCTCGTCGAGCGTGCGCCCCAGGCAGTGTTCCTCGTCGTGACGAATCCGGCCGATGTCATGACCGTGGTCGCCCAGCGCGTCTCCGGGCTGCCTCCCCACCGGGTGCTCGGATCCGGCACCGTCCTCGAC
Protein-coding regions in this window:
- the guaA gene encoding glutamine-hydrolyzing GMP synthase — its product is MTEQSETQQRPTLVVDFGAQYAQLIARRVREAGVYSEIVPHTATAEEIAAKNPVAIILSGGPSSVYEEGAPRLDPAVFELGVPTLGICYGFQYMAQTLGGEVANTGLREYGATDAVITGDGGTLLGGQPAEQNVWMSHGDQVAKAPEGFEVLATTEATKVAAFADPARGFYGVQWHPEVKHSDHGQQVIENFLHRGAGLASDWNPDNVIAEQVARIREQVGDARVISALSGGVDSAVSTALVHKAIGDQLTAVFVDHGLLRKGEREQVEKDYVESTGVRLITVDAAETFLGHLAGVTDPEEKRKIIGREFIRAFEKVQLDLVAEAKAAGGAPVKFLVQGTLYPDVVESGGGAGTANIKSHHNVGGLPDDLDFELIEPLRALFKDEVRAIGRELGIPEAIVGRQPFPGPGLGIRIIGEVTQDRLEILREADAIAREELTKAGLDQDIWQCPVVLLADVRSVGVQGDGRTYGHPIVLRPVSSEDAMTADWTRLPYDVLSKISSRITNGVRDVNRVVLDVTSKPPGTIEWE